A single region of the Silene latifolia isolate original U9 population chromosome 8, ASM4854445v1, whole genome shotgun sequence genome encodes:
- the LOC141596651 gene encoding uncharacterized protein LOC141596651: MKEITQVEMDALHNLLKTQLDPHILTTRLYDATIKGDLNSLHNLLHEDPLILDRCVIEKSNRYMQSPLHVAASLGHLDFTTEILRLKPELAKQLDQSIRSSPLHLAAEKGHLDVVEKLVEVMPNMCFERDQDGWNPVHLAAISNQLHVLDFLVSTNPRAARERTNTHETILHLCVKYAQLEPLRYSVNAMEELLNARDNEGNTVLHLAVEAKHPEVVKLLLANKKMQKNAINKDGLTAIDCLAQTSKNKNDDEIRGMLKRAKVLKAEYVEKHENKDVKWLNKQRTSLMVVASLIATMAFQFGVNPNWEPKTNEMSYFDALMIVNTLSFVSSLSVVLLLIGGLPCKRLFVVVLMITMWIAITATLLTYCMALGNPKIMLDGSVVIALRYALIVWAVLLTILLLGHVLRVLIKAVKKLGQPLKELWYKLVVRRDPVIRTTLFGVDSAGGP; encoded by the exons ATGAAAGAAATAACACAAGTTGAAATGGATGCGTTGCACAATTTGTTGAAGACACAATTAGATCCACACATCCTAACCACAAGACTATATGATGCAACAATTAAAGGAGACTTGAACTCCTTACACAACTTACTCCATGAAGATCCACTCATCCTAGATCGATGTGTTATTGAAAAATCAAACCGTTACATGCAATCACCATTACATGTCGCAGCAAGTCTCGGTCACTTAGACTTCACCACGGAAATTCTACGTCTAAAGCCCGAATTAGCCAAGCAGCTTGATCAATCCATTCGATCATCTCCACTACATTTGGCCGCGGAGAAAGGGCACTTAGACGTGGTGGAAAAGTTAGTTGAAGTGATGCCTAATATGTGCTTTGAACGAGATCAAGATGGTTGGAACCCGGTTCATCTTGCGGCCATAAGCAACCAACTCCATGTGCTCGATTTTCTTGTTAGTACAAACCCAAGAGCGGCCCGTGAAAGGACCAACACCCATGAGACCATTTTGCATTTATGTGTCAAGTATGCACAACTTGAGCCTCTCCGGTACTCGGTGAATGCTATGGAGGAGCTTCTTAATGCTAGGGACAATGAGGGTAATACTGTCTTGCATCTCGCCGTGGAAGCCAAACACCCCGAG GTAGTAAAGTTGTTGTTAGCAAACAAGAAGATGCAAAAAAACGCAATCAACAAGGATGGATTAACAGCAATTGACTGTCTAGCTCAAACCAGTAAGAATAAAAACGATGACGAAATAAGAGGAATGCTAAAGCGAGCAAAAGTACTGAAAGCAGAATATGTTGAGAAACACGAGAACAAAGATGTGAAATGGTTGAATAAACAACGAACCTCATTAATGGTAGTTGCCTCCCTGATCGCTACCATGGCTTTCCAATTTGGAGTTAACCCTAACTGGGAACCCAAAACGAACGAAATGTCGTATTTCGACGCCTTAATGATTGTGAATACCTTAAGTTTTGTATCATCTTTAAGCGTGGTGTTGCTCCTCATAGGTGGGCTTCCTTGCAAACGACTCTTTGTGGTTGTTCTTATGATAACTATGTGGATCGCAATTACTGCTACATTACTGACCTACTGTATGGCTTtgggcaatcctaagataatgttgGATGGTAGTGTTGTAATTGCTCTACGGTATGCGTTGATTGTGTGGGCAGTTTTGTTAACCATTCTTCTACTCGGACATGTCCTTCGAGTCTTAATTAAGGCGGTCAAGAAATTGGGGCAACCTTTAAAGGAATTGTGGTATAAGTTGGTCGTCCGCCGTGATCCTGTGATCCGTACAACTTTGTTCGGTGTAGACAGTGCTGGCGGCCCTTAG